A section of the Cydia splendana chromosome 1, ilCydSple1.2, whole genome shotgun sequence genome encodes:
- the LOC134792013 gene encoding uncharacterized protein LOC134792013 isoform X2 — translation MTLYFLNLDNLLVGQRMKCEYIAVEILFFFITLFGTTKGDECYLAEFSDDVWPCADFDNKVMQCDPLELGMVEGKDGELGLQGVIEVNSEIKEGTMMNVEIWKILDIGKEYLFHTQGDICSSLTDPNTPWFPMVDAMKIKECPIAVKKYEVKNMVINLEQTKEMLNHEVCGSYIMQLSMSIEMEKISCHELGIDLSAYSCNKTKD, via the exons ATGACACTATATTTTCTGAACCTAGATAACTTATTGGTTGGCCAAAGAATGAAGTGTGAGTACATTGCGGtggaaatattattttttttcataacgtTATTCGGAACTACTAAGGGAGAT GAATGTTACCTTGCAGAATTTTCAGACGATGTCTGGCCCTGTGCCGATTTTGACAATAAGGTCATGCAATGCGACCCTCTCGAGCTTGGTATGGTGGAAGGAAAGGACGGGGAATTGGGCTTGCAAGGAGTGATTGAAGTTAATTCCGAAATTAAGGAAGGAACAATG ATGAACGTCGAAATATGGAAAATCTTGGATATTGGAAAGGAATACCTATTCCATACTCAAGGTGACATATGTAGCAGTTTAACAGACCCAAACACACCGTGGTTTCCTATGGTTGATGCAATGAAGATAAAAGAATGTCCCATAGCAGTG aaaaaatatgaggTAAAAAATATGGTAATCAATTTGGAGCAAACGAAGGAAATGTTGAACCACGAGGTGTGCGGCTCATATATAATGCAATTGTCGATGTCTATAGAAATGGAGAAGATATCTTGTCACGAGCTAGGGATTGATTTGAGTGCATACAGTTGCAATAAAACTAAAGACTAA
- the LOC134792003 gene encoding phenoloxidase-activating enzyme 1-like, with amino-acid sequence MELKVLCFALLWNYAHSSCRTPLGVESDCVSLYNCQPLLSAFEQRPLPGNVVSFLRQSSCGFDGYEPKVCCGPLPSQQQQPAQPTQRPRPTRPPSSNNGEITPLEDEDSSPSPSGECGVDTNGDRIYGGQFTDLDEFPWMALLGYRTPNRTITYQCGGVLINHRYVLTAAHCVTGAINREVGTLATVRLGEYDTQSDVDCVDDSCADPPQEIPVQAGLPHPGYNDKNKNRADDIALVRLAQRAKYTYYVQPICLPDGRARLTVGNDVYVAGWGKTLNGRNSPIKLKLKLPIFEKDNCAQKYRTLGAELGDKQICAGGVFSEDACRGDSGGPLMRAKSKGVYESVAVVSFGYGCGRDGWPGVYTSVASYMDWIRSTMRDNNV; translated from the exons ATGGAGTTAAAAGTATTGTGTTTTGCCTTGCTATGGAATTACGCAC ATTCGTCCTGCCGTACGCCACTAGGAGTTGAAAGCGACTGCGTGTCTCTATACAACTGTCAGCCGCTATTGTCAGCCTTCGAGCAACGTCCACTGCCCGGGAACGTGGTCAGCTTCCTGAGGCAGTCTTCGTGTGGGTTCGATGGTTACGAGCCCAAGGTGTGCTGCGGCCCTTTGCCATCTCAGCAGCAGCAACCGGCTCAACCTACG CAAAGACCTAGACCGACGCGCCCACCCAGTTCCAACAACGGTGAGATAACTCCTTTAGAGGACGAGGATTCATCTCCTTCCCCCAGCGGCGAATGCGGCGTTGACACCAATGGAGACCGAATCTATGGCGGCCAGTTCACCGACCTTGATGAGTTCCCATGGATGGCGTTATTGGGGTACAGAACCC CCAATAGGACGATAACGTACCAATGCGGCGGAGTCCTGATCAACCATCGGTACGTGTTGACCGCCGCACACTGCGTCACTGGCGCCATCAACCGAGAAGTAGGCACTCT TGCCACCGTTCGGCTTGGCGAGTATGACACTCAGAGCGACGTGGACTGCGTGGACGACTCGTGCGCAGACCCGCCGCAGGAGATTCCGGTGCAAGCCGGCCTCCCGCACCCCGGCTACAACGACAAGAACAAGAACAGGGCGGACGACATCGCTCTAGTTCGGCTGGCACAACGGGCTAAATATACTT ATTACGTGCAGCCCATCTGCCTGCCGGACGGCCGGGCGCGGTTGACGGTAGGCAACGACGTTTACGTCGCCGGCTGGGGAAAAACCTTAAACG GACGCAACAGCCCAATCAAGCTGAAACTGAAACTACCTATTTTCGAAAAAGATAATTGTGCTCAAAAGTACCGCACATTGGGTGCTGAGCTCGGAGACAAGCAAATTTGTGCTGGAGGGGTGTTCTCCGAAGACGCGTGCAGAGGTGACTCCGGGGGCCCTCTTATGAGAGCTAAGAGCAAGGGAGTGTATGAGTCCGTAGCCGTAGTCTCCTTCGGCTATGGATGCGGCAGGGACGGGTGGCCCGGAGTATACACTTCTGTAGCAAGTTATATGGACTGGATTCGTTCTACGATGCGAGATAACAATGTTTAG
- the LOC134792013 gene encoding uncharacterized protein LOC134792013 isoform X1: MTLYFLNLDNLLVGQRMKCEYIAVEILFFFITLFGTTKGDIQDALVEEGTTAENECYLAEFSDDVWPCADFDNKVMQCDPLELGMVEGKDGELGLQGVIEVNSEIKEGTMMNVEIWKILDIGKEYLFHTQGDICSSLTDPNTPWFPMVDAMKIKECPIAVKKYEVKNMVINLEQTKEMLNHEVCGSYIMQLSMSIEMEKISCHELGIDLSAYSCNKTKD; this comes from the exons ATGACACTATATTTTCTGAACCTAGATAACTTATTGGTTGGCCAAAGAATGAAGTGTGAGTACATTGCGGtggaaatattattttttttcataacgtTATTCGGAACTACTAAGGGAGAT ATACAAGATGCATTGGTGGAGGAGGGAACAACGGCCGAAAAT GAATGTTACCTTGCAGAATTTTCAGACGATGTCTGGCCCTGTGCCGATTTTGACAATAAGGTCATGCAATGCGACCCTCTCGAGCTTGGTATGGTGGAAGGAAAGGACGGGGAATTGGGCTTGCAAGGAGTGATTGAAGTTAATTCCGAAATTAAGGAAGGAACAATG ATGAACGTCGAAATATGGAAAATCTTGGATATTGGAAAGGAATACCTATTCCATACTCAAGGTGACATATGTAGCAGTTTAACAGACCCAAACACACCGTGGTTTCCTATGGTTGATGCAATGAAGATAAAAGAATGTCCCATAGCAGTG aaaaaatatgaggTAAAAAATATGGTAATCAATTTGGAGCAAACGAAGGAAATGTTGAACCACGAGGTGTGCGGCTCATATATAATGCAATTGTCGATGTCTATAGAAATGGAGAAGATATCTTGTCACGAGCTAGGGATTGATTTGAGTGCATACAGTTGCAATAAAACTAAAGACTAA